The genomic window CGGGGACGGCAAGGTCATCTCCGTGCCGAGCACGCAGTACAAGGTGATCACCGGGCTCGTGCGGCACGTACCGCGCTCGCTGCTGCGCAGCCGTCGGGTCAGCTCCCTGCACCGCAAGAACTGACCTGCCGCCGCAGGAGACCACATGCGGCCGCGGTCTGCTCTGGTTACCTGCGGGTACGACGACCACCTGTGGCTCGCCGGAGAACCTCCGGCCCGGAAAATCAAGGTTCTCGTGATCGTGGAGACGGCAAGTGGTAGTCGTACCCGCGCGTAACTTGGGTGCGCGCTCCGGCCATCCGCCGTGGGACACTGCTGCCCGTGACTGACATCGCCGCCGACCGCGCCCGCCTGCTCGAGATCGTCAAGGAGAAGGCGATCGTCCACGGACGGGTCACCCTCTCCTCCGGCGCGCAGGCCGACTACTACGTCGACCTGCGCCGCATCACCCTCGACGGAGAGGCCTCGCCGCTCGTCGGCCGCGTCATGCTCGACATGGTCGCCGACCTCGACTTCGACGCCGTGGGTGGCCTGACCCTCGGCGCCGACCCCGTCGCCACCTCGATGCTGCACGCCACTGCGTCGACGGGGGATCGCCTGGACGCCTTCGTCGTGCGCAAGGCGGGCAAGGCCCACGGTCTGCAGCAGCGCATCGAGGGGCCCTCGATCGAGGGCCGGCGCGTCCTGGTCGTCGAGGACACCTCGACGACGGGCTCCTCCCCGCTCGAGGCCGCCACCGCTGCCCGCGAGGCCGGTGCCGAGGTCGTCGCCGTTGCCACGATCGCCGACCGGGCCACCGGCGCCGCCGACAGGTTCGCCGAGGCCGGCCTGGAGTACCGCCACGTCTTCGGGCTGGCGGACCTGGGCCTCGCCTGACACTCCTTGCAGCGCACGGAGCCAGCAGCATCTTGTTGACCCAGCCGCAGCACGTGGTGCGGCTGACCATACGAACTAGAGCCAGCGGCATTTCGTAGTTCCGGGGTTGCACGGAGATTGGGGGGAAATTAAGTTAGGCACGGCTTGCCTAACTTACGGAAGGTTTCACCGTGTCCCCGAACCGCCGCGCAGTCCTCGCTTCCACGCCTGCGCTCCTGCTGGCCCTGTCCGCCTGCTCGACAGGCTCCGCCGACGACACCACAGCGAAGGGCGGGGCGTCGGCCTCCGCGGAGTCCGGCGCCTTCCCCGTCACGATCACGCACGCCTTCGGCGAGACCGAGGTCACCGAGGCGCCGAAGCGCATCGCGACGGTCGGCTGGAACGACCAGGACGTCGTCGCCTCCTTCGGGATCGTGCCCGTCGGCGCCACCAAGATCACCTGGGGTGGCAACGCGCAGGGATCCACCCCGTGGTTCGACGCGGCCGTGCAGGAGGTCGACCCGGACGCCGAGATCGTGCGCTACGACGACGCGGACGGCATCCCCGTCGCCGAGATCGCCAAGCTGACCCCCGACCTCATCCTCGGGGTCAACTCCGGGATGACCGAGGAGGAGTACGCCAAGCTGACGAAGATCGCCCCGACCGTCGGCTACCCCGACCTCGCCTGGGGCACGCCCTGGCAGGAGAGCGTGACGATCATCGGCAAGGCGATCGGTCGCCCCGACGAGGCCGACCGGCTCATCGAGGAGACCAACCAGCTCATCGACGACGCGGTCGAGGAGAACTCTGCGGTCAAGGGCAAGTCCGTCGCCTGGATGTCCGTCAGCCCCACCGACATGTCGAAGATCGACATCTACACCAGCATCGACCTGCGCCCGCAGCTGCTGCGCCGATTCGGCATGGAGGACGCCGACATCGTGAAGAAGAACTCGCAGGGCGATGCCTTCTTCTTCTCCGTCTCCGCCGAGAAGGCGCGCGACATCGACGCCGACGTGCTGATCTTCTACACCGAGGACTCGCAGATCGAGGCACTGAAGTCCGACCCGCTGCTCAGCAAGATCCCCGCGATCGAGCGGGGCAGCTTCGTCGCCTCCGCGGACAACACCGTCGCGATGACGATGTCCTCGCCCTCGCCGATCTCCATGGAGGTCGCGGTGACGAAGTTCCTGCCCTCGGTGGCCGACGCCGCGAAGGCCGTCTGAGCGCATGACGGGTGCCACGCGCACGGGCGCCGTCGCCGTGGGGGGTCTCGCCCTCCTCGCGGCGGCAGCCGTCGCGTCGGTGCTCTACGGCGCGGAACCCGTCCCCGCCGGCGAGGTCCTCGCCGGCATCCGCGACACGGGTGACAGCGCGGCGGCCGGCATCGTCTCCGCACGGGTCGACCGGACGCTCATCGCGGTCGTCGTCGGCGCCTGCGTCGCCATCGCGGGCACGGTCCTGCAGGGCCTGACCCGCAACCCCATCGCCGAGCCCGGCATCCTCGGGCTCAACTCCGGCGCGGCGCTGCTCGTCGTCATCGGGATCCGCGCCGGGCTCCTCGACGGTGTCGTCGACTACCTGTGGACGGCGTTGGTCGGGGTGATCATCGCCGGCCTGGTCGTCCACGCGATCGCGGCGACCGTCCCCCTTCGCCACCAGCCGATGACCACCGCCCTCGCCGGCGCGGCGATCATGGCTGCCAGCTCGAGCATCATGGTCGGCCTGCTCCTCGCCGACGACACGGCGCTCGACCTCTTCCGCTACTGGCAGGTGGGCTCGGTCGCGGGCAAGGACGCCGGGCTGATCCTGCCGATCCTGCCCTTCGTCCTCGTCGGGCTGCTGCTGACGCTGACCTCCGGACGCACCCTCAACGCGATGGCCCTGGGTGACGACGTCGCCCGCTCCCTGGGTCAGCGGGTCGCGCTCGCGCGGGGTGGGGCCCTGGCCGGGGCGCTGCTGCTCACCGCGGCCGCGTGCGCGCTCGCCGGTCCGATCGCCTTCGTCGGTCTGGCGGTGCCGCACCTGCTGCGGCTCTTCGGCGGGCCCGACCACGGCCGGCTGCTCCTGGGCTCGTTGCTGGTGGGCCCCGCCCTGGTCATCGCGGCGGACACCCTGGGCCGGGTCATCGCCCCACCCGGCGAGGTCCAGGTCGGCGTCATGACCGCCGTCGTCGGCGCCCCCGTGCTCATCGTCCTCGCCCGGCGGGCGGTGCGCCGATGAGCACCCTGACCACCGCACCGGACCCCACGTCCGGGACCGCGCACCTCGTGCGGCGCGTGCGGCGCGACCGCTCTCGGCGGGCACTGCGGCGCACGTCGGTCCTCGGACTGCTCGTCGCCGCCGCCTTCGTCGTGCGGGTCACCCTCGGCGACTACACGATCACCATCCCGGACGCGCTGCAGATCATCGGCGGCGCCGATCTCCCCGGCGCGAGCTTCATCCTCATGGAGTCCAAGTTGCCCCGGGCGATCGCAGCCGTGCTCGCGGGAGCCTCGCTGGCCGTCGCCGGCGCCGTCATGCAGGACCTCATGCGCAACCCCCTGGCCAGCCCCGACATCCTCGGTATCAGCGGCGGCGCGTCCACCGCGGCCGTCTTCGCGCTGATCATCCTCGGCCTGGCGGGTCCCGCCGTCACGTTGGCTGCCTTCCTCGGGGCGCTCGCCGTGGCCGCCTTCCTCGTGGGCATGAGCAGCGGGGGAGCGAAGGGGGGCAACCACGCCCTGATCATCGTCGGCGTCGGCTGCTCCGCGCTGCTCGTCGCCCTGACCCACTGGGTCCTGCTGCAGGCCGACGTCTACCGGCTGTCCGAGGCGATGGTCTGGCTGACCGGATCGGTCGCCGCCGCGAGCTGGACCGAGATCGGTCGTCTCGCGGTGCTGGCCGCCGTGGCGCTGCCGGGGATGCTCCTGCTGCACCGACAGCTGCGCGTGATGATGCTCGGCGACGACCTCGCCGCCGGCCTCGGGGTCGCCGTCGAGCGCCACCGGGCGCTCGCGATGCTCGGGGTCGTCCTGCTCGTCGCGGGCACCTGCGCCGTGTGCGGGCCGATCGCCTTCGTCGCGCTGCTCGCCGGGCCGATCGGTCGCCGCCTGCACCAGGGCCGCACCCGACTGGTCGACATCGCCCTCGTCGGCGCGCTCATGGTGGTCCTCGCCGACTACGCGGGCGCCTACCTCGTGCCCGGCGGCGGGAACCTGCCGGTCGGCGTGGTCACCGGGCTCGCCGGTGCCCCCTTCCTCCTGTGGCTCATCGTCACCCGAACCCGAGTGGAGACCTGATGACGGCTGACACGCACATCCCGCCGGTGACGCCGGTGACGCCGGTGGCAGACGAGACGACGGACGAGGCGCCCCTTCGAGGCGCCCACGCGGTGCGTGGGACCCACTCCGTCGCGCCTCATGACACCGCCTTCGTCCCGGCACCGGCCCGGCTGCGGGCCGAGTCGGTCAGCCTCGGCTACCGCGATCGCACCGTCGTCGACCACCTCGACCTCGACGTACCCGACGGCGGGGTGACCGCGATCGTCGGGCCGAACGGCTGCGGCAAGTCCACCCTCCTGCGCGGGCTGGCCCGGCTGTTGCCCGCGCGCGGCGGACGGATCGTCCTCGACGGACGTGACCTGGCCAGGACCCCGACGAAGGCGGTTGCCCGCAGCATCGGCCTGCTGCCGCAGGGGCCGGTCGCGCCCGAGGGTCTGACGGTCAGCGAGCTGATCGCCCACGGTCGTCACCCCCACCAGGGGATCCTGCGCCGGGCCAGCCGCGAGGACGACGCGGTCGTCGCCGAGGCGATGGAGCTGACCGGGACGACGGGCCTGGCCGAACGCGTCGTCGACGAGTTGAGTGGCGGGCAGCGCCAGCGCGTGTGGATCGCGCTCGCCCTCGCACAGCAGCCGGACATCCTGCTGCTGGACGAGCCGACCTCCTTCCTCGACATCGCCCACCAGATCGAGGTGCTCGATCTCGTGCGCTCGCTCAACCGCGCGCGTGGCACCACCGTGGTCATGGTCCTGCACGACCTGGCCATGGCTGCCCGCTACGCCACCCACCTCGTCGCGGTGCGCGACGGCCGGATCATCGCCCGGGGCGACCCGTGCGCCGTCGTCACCGAAGACCTCGTCCACGAGGTCTTCGACGTGCGCTGCCGCATCCTCACCGACCCGGACACCGGCACCCCCGTCGTCCTTCCCCGACCCCAGGAGCAGTCATGAAGATCGCCGAGCTGAAGGACCGCATCGTCTTCGGCGCCGCACGTGTCTGGTACCGCAACTCGATGGCCGAGGTCGCCGAGCGCACGAGCCACGCACAGTTCGAGGCGAGCGTCGCCGCGGTGCGCGAGCTCAACTCCTCGATGCGGCGGATCACGCTCGCGGCCCCCGAGTTCACCGGGTACGACCTCGCCGGGCCGGACGAGTACTTCGGGCTGCTCGTGCCCGGCGCCGATGGTGCCCTGCACATGCCCGACGGTGAGCGGTACAACGTGCGCGCCGCCGTCGCCGAGATGCCGGAAGAGCAGCAGCCGGGGCTGCGCTGGTACACCCTCCGCGAGCTGCGACGCTCCCGCGGCGAGGTGGACGTCGACATCGTCACCCACGGCGACTCGGGCCCCGGCTCGGCCTGGGCGGTGCGGGCGGTCGTCGGGGACACGGTCGGATTCCGCTCCGGCGGAGCGCTGTACACCTCCTTCGAGCCGCCGTGCCAACTCCTCGTCGCGGACGAGACCGCGGTGCCCGCACTCCTGGCGATCGTGGAGGAGCGAGCGCGAAGGGGGCTGCCCGGCCTGGGTGAAGGCGTCGCCGCCCACGTCGAGGTGCCCTCGACGTGCGTCCTCGACGGCGTCGAGGTGCCCGCCGGGATCACCGTGCACGAGCGCGGCGACGCCGCCCCGGGGACCGCGGTGCTCGCGGCCCTGGCTGCCGACCCGTCGACGACGGCAGGCCTGGACTACGCGTGGGCCTGCGGCGAGTCCGGCCTGGCCACCTCCCTTCGGCGGCACCTGGTGGCACAGGGGATGGACAAGAAGGCGATCACCTTCTCCGGGTACTGGAAGCTCGGCGCAGCCCGGGGCTGACCCGCTGCGCAGCGGAGGGGGGCGTGCCGGATAGCGTTCGGGGCATGGAGCCGCATCTCGTCGCACTGGATGTCGACGGCACGATCCTCACCCACGACGGCCGGATGCCCACGGCGACCCGGGAGGCGGTGCGAGCCGTGGTCAATGGCGGGCACCACGTCGTCATCGCCACCGGACGCTCGGTGGTCGCGACGCTCCCGGTCCTGCAGATGCTCGATCTCGACCACGGGTGGGCGGTCTGCTCCAACGGGGCGGTGACGATCGCGCTCGACTCCTCGCAGCCGGACGGCTACCGGGTCGAGGAGACGGTGACCTTCGACCCGAAGCCGGCGATGACCCTCATCCGCGAGCACGCCCCGCACATCCTGTGCGCCGTCGAGCAGGTCGGGGCCGGCTTCAAGGTCGCCCGGCCCTACCCCGAGGGCGTGCTGTGGGGACGGCAGACCGTCGTCCCGTGGGAGGAGCTCGTGGCCGAGCCGGCGACGCGCGTGACCTTCCACGACCCGGAGGGCGACAGCGACGACTTCCTCGAGCTCGTCGACCGGATCGGTCTGCACGGCGTCAGCTACGCGGTCGGTTACACCGCCTGGCTGGACCTCGCGCCGGAGGGTGTCTCCAAGGGCTCGGCCCTGGAGATCGTCCGGCGGAACCTGCGCATCGAGCCGGCCCTGACCTTCGCGGCCGGTGACCAGCGCAACGACCTCGAGATGCTGCGCTGGGCCGCCCGTGGGGTCGCCATGGGCGACGCGCCCGACGAGGTCGTCGCCGCTGCGGACGAGCAGGTAGGACGCGTCGCGGACGACGGCCTCGTGGACGCGTTGCGACCACTGCTGTGAGCGCGAGGCCCCAGGTGTGGCCGCCGGGGTGCAGGATGTGCTGGTGAACACCAACGAAGGGCTCGACTCGGCCCGCCGGGCCGCGCGCGAGGTCGGCGACAACCCCGTCTTCGACGCCCTGGCCAGATGGGGCTTCGTCATGTCCGGGCTGCTGCACATCGTCATCGGGTACACGGCTGCCCGGTTGGCGTGGGGTGGTGGCGGTTCGGCCGACCAGTCCGGTGCGCTGGCCACGCTCGCGAGCAACCCGGCCGGGGTGCTGGTGATGTGGGTCATCGTCATCGGCCTGGTGGCGCTCGTGGTGTGGCAGCTGACCGTCGCCATCGCGCCCGGGGCAGGTGGCGGCTGGCTCGACCGGGGCGAGGCCGTGGCCAAGGCCGCGGTCTACGCCGTCCTGGCGATCACCGCTGCCCGGTTCGCTCTCGGCTCCGGCTCCTCGCAGTCCTCCGAGAAGTCGTCCCAGGACGTCACGGCCAACCTCATGGAGCAGCCCGCCGGCCAGGTGCTCGTCGGCGCCGTCGGCGTCGTCATCGTCGGTGTCGGCGGCTACCACGTCTACAGCGGCCTGAGCCGCACGTTCCTCCAGGACCTCGAGGAGGATCCGGGCACGCCGGCTCGTGTCCTCGGGATGATCGGCTACCCGGCGAAGGGGATCGTCCTCGGCCTCGTCGGCGTCTTCTTCGTCATGGCCGCCGTGCAGCACGAGTCGTCCAAGGCCGCTGGCCTGGACGGGGCACTGAAGTCCCTGCGGGACGAGCCCTTCGGGCCCTACCTGCTCACTGCCGTGGGCGTCGGTTTCGTGGCCTTCGGCCTCTACCTCTTCGCACGAGCGCGCCACCAGCGCATCTGAGGTTCTCCTCGGCCCGTTCGACCCTGCTCAGGCTCGTGGGAGGACCCTGCCCACCCACAGGCCGACGAGGGCCATGGCGGTGCCCAGGACGAGACCGGCCAGGACGTCGCTGGGGTAGTGGACCCCCAGGACGAGACGGTCGGCGGCGGTGAGCGCGGCCCCCGCGAGTACCAGCACGGTCGTGCCCCAGCGGATCCAGGCAGTGTGGACGAACGTGACCAGGGCGATGAGCAGGACCGTACCGAGGGCGACGTTCGTCGCGTGCCCGCTCGGGTAGGACCAGTTGCTCACCTCGACGATCGCGTCGGCGGGGCGAGGCCGCTCGACGAGCAGCTTGCACAGCGTGCCCAGCGCCCAGCCGACGAGACCGACGGCCACGACGAGCAGGGCCCGCGGCGTCACCCGTCCCCGGGCGAGGAGGAGTAACGCGACGACGAGGACGAGCGGGTGGACCAGCCACGGCCCGCTCAGCCCCGCCCAGACCACGGCCGCGTTCTGCACGCCCGGGAACTCGGCGAGCAGGCCGATCGCCCGGGCCACGCCCCCTTCGTCCAGATCGCGGACCGTGGCCGACGGGAGCAGGACCCACTCGCCTAGCGCCGCGACGAGCAGCATCACGCCGGTCATCGCGGCCAGCGCTGACCCGAGGCGAGCGGGGGAGGGGCGTTCATCGGCCATCCACCTGATTGTGGGGCATGCTGGTCCCTGCCATGTCGGATCTCGTCATCACCTCACCCGCCAACCAGCGCCTGAAGGGCCTCGTCACGCTGCGTCGCCGCCGCGTGCGCGAGAGCTCCGGGACCACGCTCCTCGAGGGCCTCGAGGAGACTGCCCTCGCCCTCGACGCCGGTGTGGTGCCGCGCGCCCTCTTCCACTGCCCAGAGCTGATGCTCGACCCCACCGCCGGCGCCGCCCTCGTCGAGCGCGCCCGGCGGACCGGCGCGGAGGTCGTCGAGCTGGGCCGCACCGCCTTCGAGAAGGTCGCCTACCGGGAGGGCCCCGACGGGATCCTCGCGCGGGTCCCCTCGCCCGGCCTCGCGCTCGCCGACGTCGACCTGCCGGACGATGCGCTCGTCCTGTTGTGTGAAGGGGTGGAGAAGCCCGGCAACCTCGGCGCCATGCTGCGTACCGCCGATGCCGCCGGCGTCGCCCTGGTCATCTCCGCGGACCCGGTCACCGACTGGGGCAACCCCAATGTCATCCGCTCGAGCAAGGGCACGGTCTTCTCCGTCCCGGTCGCCTCCGCGAGCACCGACGAGGCCTGGACGTGGCTGACCGAGCGTGGCGTCGCCGTCGTCGCCACGACGCCGGACACCGACGTCGACCACACGGATGCCGACCTCACCGGTCCGGTCGCGGTCGCGGTCGGCTCGGAGAAGTACGGCCTGAGCGACGCGGCCCTGGCGCGGGCCCGGTACCGGGTGCGCATCCCCATGGTGGGACAGGCCAATTCGCTCAACGTCGCCACGTCGGCGGCCATCGTCGTCTACGAGGCGGTCCGCCAGCGCCGGGCCGCCTGACCGGACCCGATTACTGGCCGGAGAGCGGCCTGTGTCACGATGCCACCATGCGCGTTGACCACGTCTCCTTTGCAGCCGACCAGAGCGGTGTCAAGGCCACCGCGGAGCGCCTCGGCGAGGCCCTCGGGGTCACACCGGTCGATGGCGGCCTGCATCCGCGCTTCGGCACCCGCAACATGATCCTGCCGCTGGCGCACGAGCGCTACGTCGAGATCGTCGAGGTGCTCGACCACCCCAGCTCCGACAAGGCGCCCTTCGGCCAGGTCGTACGCGCCCGCTCCGAGGCCGGTGGCGGCTGGATGGGGTGGGTCATCCGCGTCGACGACGACCTCGAGGCCGTCGAGAAGCGTCTGGACCGCCAGGCCGTGGACGGCAACCGACGCCTGAACGATGGTCGCGAGTTCCTGTGGAAGCAGATCGGCATCAAGGGCACCCTCGCGGACCCGCAGCTGCCCTTCTTCGTCAAGTGGGGCGAGGGCTCGCCGCACCCGTCGCAGGAGGCCGAGACCCAGGTGACCATCGCGTCGCTGCAGATCGCCGGCGACCCCGACCGCGTCCGCGACTGGCTCGGCGGCCACCCCGCCGAGGAGACCTCCTCGGTCATCGACTTCGACTTCATCGCCCACAACGGCACGCCGGGCCTGATGTCGGTCACCTTCAACA from Janibacter cremeus includes these protein-coding regions:
- a CDS encoding ABC transporter ATP-binding protein — protein: MTADTHIPPVTPVTPVADETTDEAPLRGAHAVRGTHSVAPHDTAFVPAPARLRAESVSLGYRDRTVVDHLDLDVPDGGVTAIVGPNGCGKSTLLRGLARLLPARGGRIVLDGRDLARTPTKAVARSIGLLPQGPVAPEGLTVSELIAHGRHPHQGILRRASREDDAVVAEAMELTGTTGLAERVVDELSGGQRQRVWIALALAQQPDILLLDEPTSFLDIAHQIEVLDLVRSLNRARGTTVVMVLHDLAMAARYATHLVAVRDGRIIARGDPCAVVTEDLVHEVFDVRCRILTDPDTGTPVVLPRPQEQS
- a CDS encoding DUF1206 domain-containing protein — protein: MNTNEGLDSARRAAREVGDNPVFDALARWGFVMSGLLHIVIGYTAARLAWGGGGSADQSGALATLASNPAGVLVMWVIVIGLVALVVWQLTVAIAPGAGGGWLDRGEAVAKAAVYAVLAITAARFALGSGSSQSSEKSSQDVTANLMEQPAGQVLVGAVGVVIVGVGGYHVYSGLSRTFLQDLEEDPGTPARVLGMIGYPAKGIVLGLVGVFFVMAAVQHESSKAAGLDGALKSLRDEPFGPYLLTAVGVGFVAFGLYLFARARHQRI
- a CDS encoding ABC transporter substrate-binding protein → MSPNRRAVLASTPALLLALSACSTGSADDTTAKGGASASAESGAFPVTITHAFGETEVTEAPKRIATVGWNDQDVVASFGIVPVGATKITWGGNAQGSTPWFDAAVQEVDPDAEIVRYDDADGIPVAEIAKLTPDLILGVNSGMTEEEYAKLTKIAPTVGYPDLAWGTPWQESVTIIGKAIGRPDEADRLIEETNQLIDDAVEENSAVKGKSVAWMSVSPTDMSKIDIYTSIDLRPQLLRRFGMEDADIVKKNSQGDAFFFSVSAEKARDIDADVLIFYTEDSQIEALKSDPLLSKIPAIERGSFVASADNTVAMTMSSPSPISMEVAVTKFLPSVADAAKAV
- the pyrE gene encoding orotate phosphoribosyltransferase, yielding MTDIAADRARLLEIVKEKAIVHGRVTLSSGAQADYYVDLRRITLDGEASPLVGRVMLDMVADLDFDAVGGLTLGADPVATSMLHATASTGDRLDAFVVRKAGKAHGLQQRIEGPSIEGRRVLVVEDTSTTGSSPLEAATAAREAGAEVVAVATIADRATGAADRFAEAGLEYRHVFGLADLGLA
- a CDS encoding FecCD family ABC transporter permease, which gives rise to MSTLTTAPDPTSGTAHLVRRVRRDRSRRALRRTSVLGLLVAAAFVVRVTLGDYTITIPDALQIIGGADLPGASFILMESKLPRAIAAVLAGASLAVAGAVMQDLMRNPLASPDILGISGGASTAAVFALIILGLAGPAVTLAAFLGALAVAAFLVGMSSGGAKGGNHALIIVGVGCSALLVALTHWVLLQADVYRLSEAMVWLTGSVAAASWTEIGRLAVLAAVALPGMLLLHRQLRVMMLGDDLAAGLGVAVERHRALAMLGVVLLVAGTCAVCGPIAFVALLAGPIGRRLHQGRTRLVDIALVGALMVVLADYAGAYLVPGGGNLPVGVVTGLAGAPFLLWLIVTRTRVET
- a CDS encoding phosphatase PAP2 family protein; its protein translation is MADERPSPARLGSALAAMTGVMLLVAALGEWVLLPSATVRDLDEGGVARAIGLLAEFPGVQNAAVVWAGLSGPWLVHPLVLVVALLLLARGRVTPRALLVVAVGLVGWALGTLCKLLVERPRPADAIVEVSNWSYPSGHATNVALGTVLLIALVTFVHTAWIRWGTTVLVLAGAALTAADRLVLGVHYPSDVLAGLVLGTAMALVGLWVGRVLPRA
- a CDS encoding HAD family hydrolase, which translates into the protein MEPHLVALDVDGTILTHDGRMPTATREAVRAVVNGGHHVVIATGRSVVATLPVLQMLDLDHGWAVCSNGAVTIALDSSQPDGYRVEETVTFDPKPAMTLIREHAPHILCAVEQVGAGFKVARPYPEGVLWGRQTVVPWEELVAEPATRVTFHDPEGDSDDFLELVDRIGLHGVSYAVGYTAWLDLAPEGVSKGSALEIVRRNLRIEPALTFAAGDQRNDLEMLRWAARGVAMGDAPDEVVAAADEQVGRVADDGLVDALRPLL
- a CDS encoding TrmH family RNA methyltransferase yields the protein MSDLVITSPANQRLKGLVTLRRRRVRESSGTTLLEGLEETALALDAGVVPRALFHCPELMLDPTAGAALVERARRTGAEVVELGRTAFEKVAYREGPDGILARVPSPGLALADVDLPDDALVLLCEGVEKPGNLGAMLRTADAAGVALVISADPVTDWGNPNVIRSSKGTVFSVPVASASTDEAWTWLTERGVAVVATTPDTDVDHTDADLTGPVAVAVGSEKYGLSDAALARARYRVRIPMVGQANSLNVATSAAIVVYEAVRQRRAA
- a CDS encoding VOC family protein, whose protein sequence is MRVDHVSFAADQSGVKATAERLGEALGVTPVDGGLHPRFGTRNMILPLAHERYVEIVEVLDHPSSDKAPFGQVVRARSEAGGGWMGWVIRVDDDLEAVEKRLDRQAVDGNRRLNDGREFLWKQIGIKGTLADPQLPFFVKWGEGSPHPSQEAETQVTIASLQIAGDPDRVRDWLGGHPAEETSSVIDFDFIAHNGTPGLMSVTFNTPDGQVTL
- a CDS encoding siderophore-interacting protein; the encoded protein is MKIAELKDRIVFGAARVWYRNSMAEVAERTSHAQFEASVAAVRELNSSMRRITLAAPEFTGYDLAGPDEYFGLLVPGADGALHMPDGERYNVRAAVAEMPEEQQPGLRWYTLRELRRSRGEVDVDIVTHGDSGPGSAWAVRAVVGDTVGFRSGGALYTSFEPPCQLLVADETAVPALLAIVEERARRGLPGLGEGVAAHVEVPSTCVLDGVEVPAGITVHERGDAAPGTAVLAALAADPSTTAGLDYAWACGESGLATSLRRHLVAQGMDKKAITFSGYWKLGAARG
- a CDS encoding FecCD family ABC transporter permease, with translation MTGATRTGAVAVGGLALLAAAAVASVLYGAEPVPAGEVLAGIRDTGDSAAAGIVSARVDRTLIAVVVGACVAIAGTVLQGLTRNPIAEPGILGLNSGAALLVVIGIRAGLLDGVVDYLWTALVGVIIAGLVVHAIAATVPLRHQPMTTALAGAAIMAASSSIMVGLLLADDTALDLFRYWQVGSVAGKDAGLILPILPFVLVGLLLTLTSGRTLNAMALGDDVARSLGQRVALARGGALAGALLLTAAACALAGPIAFVGLAVPHLLRLFGGPDHGRLLLGSLLVGPALVIAADTLGRVIAPPGEVQVGVMTAVVGAPVLIVLARRAVRR